The following are encoded together in the Triticum dicoccoides isolate Atlit2015 ecotype Zavitan chromosome 6B, WEW_v2.0, whole genome shotgun sequence genome:
- the LOC119324311 gene encoding GDSL esterase/lipase At3g43570-like, which yields MAMGVRRGTTTVQGRSFIFVLVVLLAVATGVSGRTTYTGSSNTSSARGARVTTPPATGKKQGHGHGEKPTPPQTKPNTKQQVPALVVFGDSIVDPGNNNAIHTIVKANFPPYGHDFGADHRPTGRFCNGRIPTDFIASKLGLKQLLPAYLQQNLTKQDLLTGVSFASGGTGYDPLTAQLASVISMTDQLRMFHEYKAKVQAAAGDAALSEILSKGVFAVCAGSDDVANTYFTMRARSSYSHADYAHAEMINAGMGTAVESLKAKHPGARVVLMDIYGYLLDMMMRPEGYGFKESTLGCCGTGMMEVSVLCNGVTSAVCGDVTDYLFWDSYHPTEKAYRILVDFVYDNYLKELID from the coding sequence ATGGCAATGGGCGTGCGGCGTGGAACTACAACGGTGCAGGGCAGGAGCTTCATCTTCGTCCTTGTTGTGCTGTTGGCCGTGGCGACCGGCGTTTCCGGCCGAACCACGTACACGGGCAGCAGCAACACTTCAAGTGCTCGTGGTGCACGAGTGACGACGCCGCCGGCGACCGGGAAGAAGCAAGGCCATGGCCATGGGGAGAAGCCGACGCCGCCACAGACGAAGCCGAACACCAAGCAGCAGGTGCCTGCGCTggtggtgttcggcgactcgatcGTGGACCCTGGCAACAACAACGCCATCCACACCATCGTCAAGGCCAACTTCCCGCCCTACGGCCACGACTTCGGCGCCGACCACCGCCCCACCGGCCGCTTCTGCAACGGCCGGATCCCCACCGACTTCATCGCCTCCAAGCTGGGGCTCAAGCAGCTGCTCCCGGCCTACCTGCAGCAGAACCTAACAAAACAGGACCTGCTCACCGGCGTGAGCTTCGCGTCTGGAGGGACCGGCTACGACCCGCTCACGGCGCAGCTCGCCTCCGTCATCTCCATGACGGACCAGCTCCGCATGTTCCACGAGTACAAGGCCAAGGTCCAGGCCGCCGCCGGCGACGCCGCTCTCTCGGAGATCCTCTCCAAGGGCGTGTTCGCGGTGTGCGCGGGGAGCGACGACGTGGCCAACACCTACTTCACCATGCGGGCGCGGAGCTCCTACTCGCACGCCGACTACGCGCACGCCGAGATGATCAACGCCGGCATGGGCACCGCCGTGGAGTCTCTCAAGGCCAAGCACCCGGGGGCGAGGGTGGTGCTCATGGACATCTACGGGTACTTGTTGGACATGATGATGCGGCCGGAGGGGTACGGGTTCAAGGAGTCCACGCTGGGCTGCTGCGGCACGGGGATGATGGAGGTCTCCGTGCTCTGCAACGGCGTCACGTCGGCGGTGTGCGGCGACGTCACCGACTATTTGTTCTGGGACAGCTACCACCCCACGGAGAAGGCGTACCGGATCCTCGTCGACTTCGTCTATGACAACTACCTCAAGGAGCTCATCGACTAG